A portion of the Aphelocoma coerulescens isolate FSJ_1873_10779 chromosome 11, UR_Acoe_1.0, whole genome shotgun sequence genome contains these proteins:
- the TAT gene encoding tyrosine aminotransferase isoform X2, translating to MDSYLIQVNGHGDHAPVLDVHLKSTGNTISPGKVKGRKPRWAVRASEMSKKTFNPIRAIVDSMKVEPNPKKAMISLSLGDPTAFGNLPTNDEVTRAVKEVLDSGQYNGYAPSVGYQSCREAVAAYYNCPEAPLKAQDVILTSGCSQAIELALAVLANPGQNILVPRPGFSLYKTLALSMGIEVKLYNLLPEKAWEIDLEHLESLVDEKTACLIVNNPSNPCGSVFSKSHLQEILAVASRQCVPILADEIYGDMVFADCKYEPIATLSTNVPILSCGGLAKRWLVPGWRMGWILIHDRRDIFGNEIRDGLLRLSQRILGPCTIVQGALERILHRTPPEFYHNTLSILKSNADLCYAALSAIPGLQPVRPAGAMYLMQMHPLVTLEGQDMFTAHRPEAGTLHPLAPAQNSMYFARQGCFTRI from the exons ATGGACTCGTACCTGATCCAAGTGAATGGCCATGGAGATCATGCTCCTGTGCTGGATGTTCATCTCAAGAGCACTGGGAACACCATATCACCAGGGAAGGTGAAGGGTCGGAAGCCAAGATGGGCTGTCAGGGCTTCCGAAATGTCAAAGAAGACTTTCAATCCTATCCGAGCCATCGTAGACAGCATGAAGGTGGAACCCAACCCAAAGAAAGCCATGATCTCCTTGTCGTTAG GAGACCCGACGGCCTTTGGAAACCTTCCCACAAATGATGAGGTCACACGGGCTGTGAAGGAGGTTTTGGACTCAGGACAGTACAATGGTTATGCACCATCTGTTG GCTACCAATCCTGccgggaagctgtggctgcataCTACAACTGCCCGGAGGCACCACTGAAGGCCCAG GATGTCATCTTAACAagtggctgcagccaggccatagagcttgccttggcagtgctggccaaCCCAGGCCAGAACATCCTGGTGCCACGGCCTGGCTTCTCCCTCTACAAGACTCTGGCATTGTCTATGGGGATAGAGGTCAAACTCTACAACCTCTTG CCAGAGAAGGCCTGGGAAATTGATTTGGAACACTTGGAGTCTTTGGTGGATGAGAAAACAGCTTGCCTCATTGTGAACAATCCATCGAACCCCTGTGGCTCTGTGTTCAGCAAGAGCCACCTCCAGGAGATCCTGGCAG TGGCTTCAAGACAGTGTGTGCCCATCCTGGCTGATGAGATCTACGGAGACATG GTGTTTGCTGACTGCAAGTATGAACCCATTGCAACTCTCAGCACAAATGTGCCAATCTTGTCCTGTGGTGGCTTGGCAAAGCGATGGCTAGTCCCTGGCTGGCGGATGGGCTGGATCCTAATTCATGACAGGAGAGACATCTTTGGTAATGAG ATCAGGGATGGCCTTTTAAGACTGAGTCAAAGGATCCTAGGACCGTGTACAATTGTCCAAGGAGCACTGGAGCGTATCTTGCACCGAACACCACCTGAGTTCTACCACAACACCCTAAGCATCCTCAAG tCCAATGCTGACCTTTGTTATGCTGCCTTATCAGCTATCCCTGGCCTTCAGCCTGTCAGGCCTGCTGGAGCCATGTACCTCATG CAAATGCATCCCTTGGTCACTTTAGAAGGCCAGGACATGTTCACTGCTCACAGACCAGAGGCCGGTACACTTCACCCACTTGCTCCTGCACAGAACTCCATGTACTTTGCAAGACAAGGCTGTTTTACCAGGATATGA
- the LOC138117251 gene encoding carbohydrate sulfotransferase 4-like — MVKSRRVQVLLILVVLSFLLIRFLPCSNNAHMKERPSPVHILILSSWRSGSSFTGQIFSQHPSVFYLMEPAWHVWVKMYQNNAKVLHMAVRDLVRSVFLCDMSVFDAYMSSQKKKSDLFQWETSRALCSPPACDSFSRSDIITAGNCKTICGKYPFSKVEEACKTYSHVAIKEVRFFDLKVLYPLLTDPSLNLKIIHLVRDPRAVFRSRENTMADLKRDSNIVVGSQKTKGEMGPYNTMQVICKSHVEIYKAGSQAIPSFLKDRYLLVRYEDIVRDPLARAAQMYRFAELHFTPELRKWVHNITHGKGHGAQAFDIGSRDALRVSQAWRKTLPFQKIEKVQNVCKDAMDLLGYRLVQSEEEQKNMSLDLLFAQNSSEYQVLKAENLVSTPTL; from the coding sequence ATGGTGAAGTCTAGAAGAGTGCAGGTGCTCCTGATTCTGGTAGTTCTGTCCTTCCTTTTGATCCGCTTCCTACCCTGCAGCAACAATGCCCACATGAAAGAAAGACCTTCTCCTGTCCACATCCTCATTCTCTCCTCCTGGCGGTCAGGATCTTCCTTCACTGGACAAATCTTCAGCCAGCACCCCAGTGTCTTCTACCTGATGGAACCTGCATGGCACGTTTGGGTTAAGATGTACCAGAACAATGCCAAAGTTTTACACATGGCAGTGCGGGACTTAGTCAGGTCGGTCTTTCTGTGTGACATGTCTGTGTTTGATGCTTACATGTCTAGCCAGAAGAAAAAGTCTGATTTATTTCAATGGGAGACAAGCCGAGCCTTGTGCTCCCCCCCTGCCTGTGACTCATTCAGTCGCAGTGACATTATCACGGCAGGCAATTGCAAAACAATCTGTGGCAAGTACCCATTCAGCAAGGTGGAGGAAGCCTGTAAAACCTACAGCCATGTTGCCATCAAGGAAGTTCGGTTCTTTGACCTGAAAGTTCTCTATCCCCTTCTCACTGATCCATCCCTGAACCTCAAAATCATTCACTTGGTACGTGATCCTCGGGCTGTGTTCAGGTCCCGAGAGAATACAATGGCAGACCTGAAACGTGACAGTAACATTGTTGTGGGGTCTCAGAAGACAAAGGGAGAAATGGGGCCCTACAACACAATGCAAGTAATCTGCAAAAGCCATGTTGAGATATACAAGGCAGGAAGTCAGGCCATTCCCAGCTTCCTGAAAGACCGGTATCTGCTGGTTCGCTATGAAGACATTGTCAGAGATCCACTAGCAAGGGCTGCTCAGATGTACAGGTTTGCAGAACTCCATTTCACACCAGAGCTTCGGAAGTGGGTCCACAACATCACCCATGGGAAGGGTCATGGAGCACAGGCCTTTGATATTGGGTCAAGAGATGCACTGAGAGTATCCCAGGCCTGGAGAAAGACACTTCCCTtccagaaaatagaaaaagtgCAAAATGTGTGCAAAGATGCAATGGATTTGCTGGGCTACCGGCTTGTTCAGTCtgaagaagaacagaaaaatatgtCTTTGGATCTTTTGTTTGCCCAGAACTCCTCTGAGTATCAAGTTTTGAAGGCAGAAAATCTGGTCTCTACACCTACCCTCTGA
- the MARVELD3 gene encoding MARVEL domain-containing protein 3 codes for MFCGRWKTSGRYRHKGRRVEEKGSGHTRPTASEPCAGAGGPRTCAEELSTSRWGRAWPGWSFHHSREALAGLRRADETEFTAPAQPRGGRARPPVPSAGGAGPGRAMAERDCPRAARGGRAGAGGRVVPGAEAEGPRGSRAVPASLERRRCLYLRTGRACCQMMEVLLAALILVCSSVSGGSTGGYTGLPALGGIYYYQYGGAYSGFSGAEGERAQQLDQRFYLVKLPIARAAMAVGGCLLVFPCVLILVGVLHLPWHFPAWLLIECTLYIVIAVGTGPALYYFFHSLLSVYNSSVCKEREQLYQSKGYQGFWCSLHGAEIAAGLLGCMAAMAYLLSAGLAVRDYRTVHEQKQKPLQL; via the exons ATGTTCTGTGGCAGGTGGAAAACCTCGGGACGTTATCGCCACAAGGGGCGGCGGGTGGAAGAGAAGGGGAGTGGACACACACGCCCAACAGCTAGTGAACCATGCGCAGGTGCCGGAGGACCGCGCACCTGCGCCGAGGAGCTGAGCACTTCCAGATggggcagggcctggccgggctgGAGCTTCCACCACTCTCGAGAAGCGCTGGCGGGGCTGAGGCGAGCGGATGAGACGGAGTTCACCGCGCCGGCACAACCCCGGGGtggccgggcccggccccccgTCCCCAGCgccggcggagcggggccgggccgggccatggcGGAGCGGGACTGCCCCCGTGCCGCGCGTGGGGGACgcgccggggcgggcgggcg CGTCGTACCCGGAGCAGAGGCGGAGGGACCGCGGGGAAGCCGCGCCGTGCCGGCGTCGCTGGAGCGCCGCCGCTGCCTATACCTGCGCACGGGCCGGG CCTGCTGCCAAATGATGGAGGTCCTGCTCGCCGCCCTGATCCTGGTCTGCAGCTCCGTGTCCGGTGGCTCGACGGGAGGATATACCGGCCTCCCCGCCCTGGGGGGCATCTACTACTACCAATACGGCGGGGCCTACAGCGGCTTCAGCGGAGCAGAAGGGGAGCGAGCCCAGCAGCTTGACCAACGTTTCTACTTAGTGAAGCTGCCCATTGCAAGGGCAGCAATGGCCGTGGGAGGGTGTCTCCTGGTCTTCCCTTGTGTTCTTATTTTGGTTGGTGTTCTACACCTACCGTGGCATTTCCCAGCATGGCTGCTAATTGAATGCACCCTGTACATAGTGATTGCAGTTGGCACAGGGCCTGCTCTGTACTATTTCTTCCATTCTCTGCTGAGTGTTTATAATTCATCAGTGTGCAAAGAGAGAGAGCAACTTTATCAAAGCAAAGGCTATCAGGGCTTCTGGTGCAGCCTGCATGGGGCAGAGATTGCTGCTGGCCTCTTGGGCTGCATGGCTGCCATGGCGTACCTGCTCAGTGCAGGCCTAGCTGTCAGAGATTACAGGACAGTTCATGAACAGAAACAGAAGCCACTGCAATTATAA
- the TAT gene encoding tyrosine aminotransferase isoform X1 has translation MDSYLIQVNGHGDHAPVLDVHLKSTGNTISPGKVKGRKPRWAVRASEMSKKTFNPIRAIVDSMKVEPNPKKAMISLSLGDPTAFGNLPTNDEVTRAVKEVLDSGQYNGYAPSVGYQSCREAVAAYYNCPEAPLKAQDVILTSGCSQAIELALAVLANPGQNILVPRPGFSLYKTLALSMGIEVKLYNLLPEKAWEIDLEHLESLVDEKTACLIVNNPSNPCGSVFSKSHLQEILAVASRQCVPILADEIYGDMVFADCKYEPIATLSTNVPILSCGGLAKRWLVPGWRMGWILIHDRRDIFGNEIRDGLLRLSQRILGPCTIVQGALERILHRTPPEFYHNTLSILKSNADLCYAALSAIPGLQPVRPAGAMYLMVEIEMEHFPEFENDVEFTERLISEQSVFCLPATCFEYPNFFRVVITMPEEMILEACSRIQEFCEMHYQGAEGAQDLECDK, from the exons ATGGACTCGTACCTGATCCAAGTGAATGGCCATGGAGATCATGCTCCTGTGCTGGATGTTCATCTCAAGAGCACTGGGAACACCATATCACCAGGGAAGGTGAAGGGTCGGAAGCCAAGATGGGCTGTCAGGGCTTCCGAAATGTCAAAGAAGACTTTCAATCCTATCCGAGCCATCGTAGACAGCATGAAGGTGGAACCCAACCCAAAGAAAGCCATGATCTCCTTGTCGTTAG GAGACCCGACGGCCTTTGGAAACCTTCCCACAAATGATGAGGTCACACGGGCTGTGAAGGAGGTTTTGGACTCAGGACAGTACAATGGTTATGCACCATCTGTTG GCTACCAATCCTGccgggaagctgtggctgcataCTACAACTGCCCGGAGGCACCACTGAAGGCCCAG GATGTCATCTTAACAagtggctgcagccaggccatagagcttgccttggcagtgctggccaaCCCAGGCCAGAACATCCTGGTGCCACGGCCTGGCTTCTCCCTCTACAAGACTCTGGCATTGTCTATGGGGATAGAGGTCAAACTCTACAACCTCTTG CCAGAGAAGGCCTGGGAAATTGATTTGGAACACTTGGAGTCTTTGGTGGATGAGAAAACAGCTTGCCTCATTGTGAACAATCCATCGAACCCCTGTGGCTCTGTGTTCAGCAAGAGCCACCTCCAGGAGATCCTGGCAG TGGCTTCAAGACAGTGTGTGCCCATCCTGGCTGATGAGATCTACGGAGACATG GTGTTTGCTGACTGCAAGTATGAACCCATTGCAACTCTCAGCACAAATGTGCCAATCTTGTCCTGTGGTGGCTTGGCAAAGCGATGGCTAGTCCCTGGCTGGCGGATGGGCTGGATCCTAATTCATGACAGGAGAGACATCTTTGGTAATGAG ATCAGGGATGGCCTTTTAAGACTGAGTCAAAGGATCCTAGGACCGTGTACAATTGTCCAAGGAGCACTGGAGCGTATCTTGCACCGAACACCACCTGAGTTCTACCACAACACCCTAAGCATCCTCAAG tCCAATGCTGACCTTTGTTATGCTGCCTTATCAGCTATCCCTGGCCTTCAGCCTGTCAGGCCTGCTGGAGCCATGTACCTCATG GTTGAGATTGAGATGGAGCATTTCCCAGAGTTTGAAAATGATGTGGAGTTCACTGAGCGACTCATCTCGGAGCAGTCTGTGTTCTGCTTGCCAGCCACG TGCTTTGAGTACCCAAACTTCTTCCGCGTAGTGATCACCATGCCTGAGGAGATGATCTTGGAGGCCTGCAGTCGCATTCAGGAGTTCTGTGAGATGCACTACCAGGGTGCTGAGGGGGCCCAGGATCTGGAGTGTGACAAGTAG